In Anthonomus grandis grandis chromosome 16, icAntGran1.3, whole genome shotgun sequence, a single window of DNA contains:
- the LOC126746017 gene encoding flexible cuticle protein 12-like, with the protein MKVVIALFALVAVAVAGPVSPDAAAQVLRSDVDNIGVGQYQYGYETSNGIAAQEQGQLVNAGSENEAIAVRGSFQYTGPDNQQYVVNYVADENGFQPQGAHLPVAPQ; encoded by the exons ATGAAAGTA GTAATTGCTCTGTTTGCTCTGGTAGCTGTAGCCGTAGCTGGCCCAGTCAGTCCAGACGCTGCCGCTCAGGTGCTGAGGAGTGACGTTGACAATATTGGAGTGGGACAGTACCAATACGG ataCGAAACCAGCAACGGAATCGCCGCCCAAGAACAAGGTCAACTGGTCAACGCCGGATCTGAAAACGAAGCAATCGCCGTCCGTGGCTCCTTCCAATACACCGGACCTGACAATCAGCAATACGTTGTAAATTATGTAGCTGACGAGAACGGTTTCCAACCGCAAGGTGCCCATTTGCCAGTTGCCCCTCAATAA